From Pempheris klunzingeri isolate RE-2024b chromosome 16, fPemKlu1.hap1, whole genome shotgun sequence, a single genomic window includes:
- the usf2 gene encoding upstream stimulatory factor 2 isoform X3 has protein sequence MDMLEQSLDSSASHDKQETEEVVQLQEGEAVGTEEQTAVTITGVPQAAFTDHNVQYQFRTENSGGQVTYRVVQVTDDQLEATADGTGAVSVVSTAAFAGAPQAVAQAVIQNPFSNGGSPGGETVGGETRFAYFPAATVSDGTATAVSVQASTDPTITQAGGQFYVMMSPPEVLQTTTPRTIAPRTHTYTAKVEGPRAPRDERRRAQHNEVERRRRDKINNWIVTLSKIIPDCSVDSRTGASKGGILSKACDYIRELRQSNQRLQESYKEVERVEMDNDLLRQQIEELKNDNALLRAQLQQHGVEVNGDATPQ, from the exons ATGGATATGCTGGAGCAGAGTCTGGACAGCTCGGCGAG TCAcgacaaacaggaaacagaagaggtGGTGCAGTTACAGGAAG GAGAGGCGGTGGGGACGGAGGAGCAGACCGCAGTGACCATCACTGGTGTCCCACAGGCTGCGTTCACTGACCACAATGTGCAGTACCAGTTCCGCACAGAGAAcagtggaggacag gtGACCTATCGTGTCGTTCAGGTGACAGACGACCAATTAGAAGCAACAGCTGACGGGACGGGAGCTGTCAGCGTCGTCTCTACTGCAGCGTTCGCCGGAGCCCCTCAGGCAGTTGCACAG GCTGTTATCCAGAACCCTTTCAGCAATGGAGGCAGTCCAGGCGGGGAGACGGTGGGAGGAGAGACGCGTTTCGCTTATTTCCCTGCGGCCACCGTCAGCGATGGAACGGCCACAGCTGTGTCGGTGCAGGCCTCCACCGACCCAACGATCACACAGGCAGGAG GCCAGTTTTACGTGATGATGAGCCCCCCTGAGGTGCTGCAGACGACGACCCCTCGCACCATCGCGCCACGCACGCACACCTACACTGC GAAGGTGGAGGGTCCACGGGCGCCCAGAGATGAGCGGCGAAGAGCGCAGCACAATGAAG tggagagaagaagaagagacaagATTAACAACTGGATTGTCACACTTTCAAAAATCATCCCTGACTGCAGCGTGGACAGCCGAACTGGAGCA AGTAAAGGAGGCATCCTGTCCAAAGCTTGTGACTACATCCGAGAGCTGCGTCAGAGTAACCAGCGACTGCAAGAGAGTTACAAAGAGGTGGAGCGAGTGGAGATGGACAACGACCTGCTTAGACAACAG attGAGGAGCTGAAGAATGATAATGCACTGCTTCGAGCACAGCTACAGCAGCACGGCGTAGAAGTCAACGGAGATGCAACACCGCAGTGA
- the usf2 gene encoding upstream stimulatory factor 2 isoform X1 — protein sequence MDMLEQSLDSSASHDKQETEEVVQLQEDLRHVGLCVAGEAVGTEEQTAVTITGVPQAAFTDHNVQYQFRTENSGGQVTYRVVQVTDDQLEATADGTGAVSVVSTAAFAGAPQAVAQAVIQNPFSNGGSPGGETVGGETRFAYFPAATVSDGTATAVSVQASTDPTITQAGGQFYVMMSPPEVLQTTTPRTIAPRTHTYTADLGESEMLQHGSTNWKVEGPRAPRDERRRAQHNEVERRRRDKINNWIVTLSKIIPDCSVDSRTGASKGGILSKACDYIRELRQSNQRLQESYKEVERVEMDNDLLRQQIEELKNDNALLRAQLQQHGVEVNGDATPQ from the exons ATGGATATGCTGGAGCAGAGTCTGGACAGCTCGGCGAG TCAcgacaaacaggaaacagaagaggtGGTGCAGTTACAGGAAG ACTTGAGGCATGTTGGCCTGTGTGTTGCAGGAGAGGCGGTGGGGACGGAGGAGCAGACCGCAGTGACCATCACTGGTGTCCCACAGGCTGCGTTCACTGACCACAATGTGCAGTACCAGTTCCGCACAGAGAAcagtggaggacag gtGACCTATCGTGTCGTTCAGGTGACAGACGACCAATTAGAAGCAACAGCTGACGGGACGGGAGCTGTCAGCGTCGTCTCTACTGCAGCGTTCGCCGGAGCCCCTCAGGCAGTTGCACAG GCTGTTATCCAGAACCCTTTCAGCAATGGAGGCAGTCCAGGCGGGGAGACGGTGGGAGGAGAGACGCGTTTCGCTTATTTCCCTGCGGCCACCGTCAGCGATGGAACGGCCACAGCTGTGTCGGTGCAGGCCTCCACCGACCCAACGATCACACAGGCAGGAG GCCAGTTTTACGTGATGATGAGCCCCCCTGAGGTGCTGCAGACGACGACCCCTCGCACCATCGCGCCACGCACGCACACCTACACTGC AGACCTTGGTGAAAGCGAGATGTTGCAGCATGGCAGTACAAACTG GAAGGTGGAGGGTCCACGGGCGCCCAGAGATGAGCGGCGAAGAGCGCAGCACAATGAAG tggagagaagaagaagagacaagATTAACAACTGGATTGTCACACTTTCAAAAATCATCCCTGACTGCAGCGTGGACAGCCGAACTGGAGCA AGTAAAGGAGGCATCCTGTCCAAAGCTTGTGACTACATCCGAGAGCTGCGTCAGAGTAACCAGCGACTGCAAGAGAGTTACAAAGAGGTGGAGCGAGTGGAGATGGACAACGACCTGCTTAGACAACAG attGAGGAGCTGAAGAATGATAATGCACTGCTTCGAGCACAGCTACAGCAGCACGGCGTAGAAGTCAACGGAGATGCAACACCGCAGTGA
- the usf2 gene encoding upstream stimulatory factor 2 isoform X2, with product MDMLEQSLDSSASHDKQETEEVVQLQEGEAVGTEEQTAVTITGVPQAAFTDHNVQYQFRTENSGGQVTYRVVQVTDDQLEATADGTGAVSVVSTAAFAGAPQAVAQAVIQNPFSNGGSPGGETVGGETRFAYFPAATVSDGTATAVSVQASTDPTITQAGGQFYVMMSPPEVLQTTTPRTIAPRTHTYTADLGESEMLQHGSTNWKVEGPRAPRDERRRAQHNEVERRRRDKINNWIVTLSKIIPDCSVDSRTGASKGGILSKACDYIRELRQSNQRLQESYKEVERVEMDNDLLRQQIEELKNDNALLRAQLQQHGVEVNGDATPQ from the exons ATGGATATGCTGGAGCAGAGTCTGGACAGCTCGGCGAG TCAcgacaaacaggaaacagaagaggtGGTGCAGTTACAGGAAG GAGAGGCGGTGGGGACGGAGGAGCAGACCGCAGTGACCATCACTGGTGTCCCACAGGCTGCGTTCACTGACCACAATGTGCAGTACCAGTTCCGCACAGAGAAcagtggaggacag gtGACCTATCGTGTCGTTCAGGTGACAGACGACCAATTAGAAGCAACAGCTGACGGGACGGGAGCTGTCAGCGTCGTCTCTACTGCAGCGTTCGCCGGAGCCCCTCAGGCAGTTGCACAG GCTGTTATCCAGAACCCTTTCAGCAATGGAGGCAGTCCAGGCGGGGAGACGGTGGGAGGAGAGACGCGTTTCGCTTATTTCCCTGCGGCCACCGTCAGCGATGGAACGGCCACAGCTGTGTCGGTGCAGGCCTCCACCGACCCAACGATCACACAGGCAGGAG GCCAGTTTTACGTGATGATGAGCCCCCCTGAGGTGCTGCAGACGACGACCCCTCGCACCATCGCGCCACGCACGCACACCTACACTGC AGACCTTGGTGAAAGCGAGATGTTGCAGCATGGCAGTACAAACTG GAAGGTGGAGGGTCCACGGGCGCCCAGAGATGAGCGGCGAAGAGCGCAGCACAATGAAG tggagagaagaagaagagacaagATTAACAACTGGATTGTCACACTTTCAAAAATCATCCCTGACTGCAGCGTGGACAGCCGAACTGGAGCA AGTAAAGGAGGCATCCTGTCCAAAGCTTGTGACTACATCCGAGAGCTGCGTCAGAGTAACCAGCGACTGCAAGAGAGTTACAAAGAGGTGGAGCGAGTGGAGATGGACAACGACCTGCTTAGACAACAG attGAGGAGCTGAAGAATGATAATGCACTGCTTCGAGCACAGCTACAGCAGCACGGCGTAGAAGTCAACGGAGATGCAACACCGCAGTGA
- the tekt2 gene encoding tektin-2 — protein sequence MSTLPAKPGLRHSVSEWNSNNHQLSDTAQHERYVSNVIRQEARSLRNETSCKTTWDESDTSRRLRDRAWDVARWKDVLQSCAQKVDEEMEALTLSKEQTEQALAATAVPLEVSSECLALRDGRRGYELVTDPVHEELKKEVELIERVQQVLQQHIDKAFEQLCVLQEARHQLTADLQNKMDALDIDMSCLSLTIKSPQISLKTNPTRISSGSSTPQEWVQFSQYNVAHAQEAMQVSQQMREDMSLTRAQLQNELDTQRRATEFALRKRNHHEEQARDELEWQIRTTEDEMAEMESDIHRLDSDLQAKTASLKLAHTRLENRTNRPGMDLCRDEVQHGLVNEVHQLEATIMALKQKLSEAQHSLQKMKLHHGRMLQDLSRKQEALSLEQRSMNTRNRLTSTSCTDKAPVLMVQLTNSSGRSNLQLLAQ from the exons ATGTCTACACTTCCTGCAAAGCCTGGCCTGCGCCATAGTGTGTCAGAGTGGAACAGCAACAACCACCAGCTGTCTGACACAGCCCAACACGAGCGATATGTTTCTAACGTGATCCGGCAGGAAGCGAGGTCACTTCGCAACGAGACCAGCTGTAAG ACAACCTGGGATGAAAGCGATACCTCTCGCAGGTTGAGAGATCGGGCCTGGGATGTTGCCCGGTGGAAAGATGTGCTACAAAGCTGTGCGCAGAAAGTGGATGAAGAGATGGAGGCTCTGACCCTG TCTAAAGAACAAACCGAGCAGGCCCTGGCTGCGACTGCTGTTCCCCTGGAGGTCAGTAGTGAATGCTTGGCGTTGAGGGACGGACGGCGAGGGTACGAGCTTGTCACGGATCCCGTTCACGAGGAGCTGAAAAAAGAAGTGGAGCTGATTGAAAGAGTGCAGCAAGTTCTTCAGCAGCACATCGACAAGGCCTTTGAGCAACTGTG CGTTTTGCAGGAGGCTCGGCACCAGCTGACCGCTGACCTCCAGAACAAGATGGACGCCCTGGACATCGATATGTCCTGCCTGTCACTTACCATAAAGTCACCTCAGATCTCCTTGAAAACGAACCCAACTCGCATATCGTCTGG TTCCTCCACCCCCCAGGAGTGGGTCCAGTTTAGCCAGTATAATGTGGCTCATGCCCAGGAGGCCATGCAGGTGTCCCAGCAAATGAGGGAGGACATGAGTCTCACCAGAGCCCAG CTGCAAAATGAGTTGGACACTCAGCGCAGAGCCACAGAGTTTGCTCTTCGTAAGCGTAATCACCATGAAGAGCAAGCCCGCGATGAGCTCGAGTGGCAAATAAGAACT ACTGAGGATGAAATGGCAGAAATGGAGAGCGACATCCACAGGCTGGATTCAGATCTGCAGGCGAAGACGGCCTCTCTGAAACTGGCTCACACCAGACTGGAGAACAGGACCAACAGACCCGGCATGGACCTCTGCAGAGATGAG GTGCAGCACGGTCTTGTTAATGAAGTCCATCAGCTGGAGGCCACCATCATGGCTCTGAAGCAGAAGCTGTCTGAGGCTCA ACACTCTCTGCAGAAGATGAAGCTCCATCACGGCCGCATGTTGCAAGATCTTTCCAGGAAACAGGAGGCTCTGTCTCTGGAACAACGAAGCATGAACACCCGTAACCGCCTCACGTCCACCTCCTGCACTGATAAAGCGCCGGTCCTGATGGTTCAGCTCACAAACTCCAGTGGGAGGAGcaacctgcagctgctggctcAGTAA
- the LOC139215190 gene encoding free fatty acid receptor 3 yields MQVASKDCVALSVYSFTFLLGLPANLVVLFMYVRKARKRGATPNVVYALNLCLANLALVVWLPVKALETLLQEWRLPAPVCPIYSFFLFSSLYGSCLFITAVTVGRYLSIAFPIIYKRYRRARISCFISAALWALVLIHLSVALVAEGGAHFVSIKDDTSACYDHFNASQLSVLLPLRLEMAIFLFLLPLIVTSFCTLRCVTLVWHSNLRPTGKRRVLAVALSTLAVFVVCYAPYNASHVVGFVLEDNVEWRTYAMLTSSCNVFLEPVVMLMLSPAASRGIMGRMCGRQSQISRIERRQHRCNSVNGAANVRAPHTVSERSQAGAEVTKVSQE; encoded by the coding sequence ATGCAGGTGGCTTCCAAGGACTGCGTCGCCCTCTCCGTCTACTCCTTCACCTTTCTGCTGGGCCTTCCTGCCAACCTGGTGGTCCTGTTCATGTACGTGCGTAAGGCCCGCAAGCGTGGCGCCACGCCAAACGTGGTCTACGCCCTCAACCTGTGCCTAGCCAACCTGGCGCTCGTGGTCTGGCTGCCCGTCAAGGCTCTGGAGACTTTGCTTCAGGAGTGGAGGCTGCCAGCACCCGTCTGCCCCATTTAcagcttcttcctcttctcctcgcTGTACGGCAGCTGCCTGTTCATCACCGCTGTGACGGTGGGACGCTACCTCAGCATCGCATTCCCAATTATCTACAAGAGATACCGCCGTGCTCGAATCTCCTGCTTCATCAGTGCAGCCTTGTGGGCCTTGGTGCTCATTCACCTCAGCGTTGCCCTGGTGGCTGAAGGAGGGGCTCACTTTGTCTCCATTAAGGATGACACCTCAGCCTGCTACGACCACTTCAACGCCTCCCAGCTGAGTGTCCTGCTGCCCCTGCGCCTGGAGATGGCCatcttcttgtttcttttgcCTCTTATTGTGACATCCTTTTGCACGCTGCGCTGCGTCACTCTGGTGTGGCACTCAAATTTGCGCCCTACGGGGAAGAGAAGAGTCCTGGCTGTTGCACTGTCCACGCTGGCTGTGTTCGTGGTGTGCTACGCACCTTACAACGCCTCACACGTTGTGGGGTTTGTGTTGGAGGACAATGTTGAGTGGAGGACATATGCTATGCTGACAAGCTCCTGTAATGTTTTCCTGGAACCTGTGGTCATGCTGATGCTGTCGCCAGCGGCGTCGAGGGGAATCATGGGAAGAATGTGTGGACGGCAAAGCCAAATCAGCCGGATTGAGCGGCGTCAACATCGATGTAATAGCGTTAATGGTGCTGCAAATGTCAGGGCACCACATACAGTCTCTGAGAGAAGCCAGGCGGGAGCCGAGGTGACTAAAGTAAGTCAGGAGTGA
- the ago3b gene encoding protein argonaute-3: MEIGTTGAVEAHALFSLPRRPGYGTIGKPIKLLANCFQVEIPKIDVYLYEVDIKPDKCPRRVNREVVDSMVQHFKVTIFGDCLPVYDGKRSLYTANPLPVATGGVDLDVTLPGDGGKDRPFKVTIRFVSLVSWHMLHEVLTGRAVAESVDLEKPISTNPVHAVDVVLRHLPSMKYTPVGRSFFSSPEGYDHPLGGGREVWFGFHQSVRPAMWKMMLNIDVSATAFYKAQPVIQFMCEVLDIHNIDEQPRPLTDSHRVKFTKEIKGLKVEVTHCGTMRRKYRVCNVTRRPASLQTFPLQLESGQTVERTVAQYFREKYNLQLKYPHLPCLQVGQEQKHTYLPLEVCNIVPGQRCIKKLTDNQTSTMIKATARSAPDRQEEISRLVRSANYEADPFVQEFQFRVRDEMAQVTGRVLPAPMLQYGGRNRTVATPSHGVWDMRGKQFHTGVEIKMWAIACFATQRQCREEILKSFTDQLRKISKDAGMPIQGQPCFCKYAQGADSVEPMFRHLKNTYGGLQLIIVILPGKTPVYAEVKRVGDTLLGMATQCVQVKNVVKTSPQTLSNLCLKINVKLGGINNILVPHQRPSVFQQPVIFLGADVTHPPAGDGKKPSIAAVVGSMDAHPSRYCATVRVQRPRQEVIQDLASMVRELLIQFYKSTRYKPTRIIFYRDGVSEGQFRQVLYYELLAIREACISLEKDYQPGITYIVVQKRHHTRLFCADRNERVGRSGNIPAGTTVDTDITHPYEFDFYLCSHAGIQGTSRPSHYHVLWDDNCFTGDEFQLLTYQLCHTYVRCTRSVSIPAPAYYAHLVAFRARYHLVDKEHDSAEGSHVSGQSNGRDPQALAKAVQIHHDTLRTMYFA; this comes from the exons GAGCCGTTGAAGCCCATGCCCTTTTTTCGTTGCCACGGCGACCTGGCTATGGCACCATTGGGAAGCCCATCAAGCTTCTGGCCAACTGCTTCCAGGTGGAAATACCCAAGATCGATGTCTATCTGTACGAGGTGGACATCAAGCCCGATAAATGTCCTCGCCGAGTCAACAG GGAGGTGGTGGACTCCATGGTTCAGCATTTCAAGGTGACCATCTTTGGCGACTGTCTGCCAGTTTACGATGGGAAGAGAAGCCTCTACACCGCTAATCCACTTCCTGTCGCCACTGGTGGG gtCGATCTGGATGTCACCTTGCCAGGCGACGGAGGGAAGGATCGGCCATTTAAAGTCACCATTAGGTTTGTGTCGTTGGTCAGCTGGCACATGCTGCACGAAGTCCTGACGGGGCGTGCTGTGGCCGAGTCGGTGGACCTGGAGAAACCGATCAGCACCAACCCCGTTCACGCTGTGGACGTCGTCCTCCGACACCTGCCCTCCATGAA ATACACACCTGTCGGGCGatccttcttctcctccccaGAGGGCTACGACCACCCGCttggtggaggaagagaggtTTGGTTTGGCTTCCATCAGTCAGTACGACCAGCCATGTGGAAAATGATGCTCAACATTGATG TGTCGGCCACGGCTTTTTATAAAGCCCAGCCAGTGATCCAGTTCATGTGTGAGGTCCTGGACATTCACAACATTGACGAGCAGCCCCGCCCTCTCACCGACTCCCACAGGGTCAAGTTCACCAAAGAGATCAAAG GTCTTAAAGTGGAAGTGACACACTGTGGAACCATGCGTAGGAAGTACAGAGTCTGCAATGTAACACGGCGCCCTGCCAGCCTCCAGAC ATTTCCGCTGCAGCTTGAGAGTGGTCAGACAGTTGAACGCACAGTGGCGCAGTACTTCAGAGAGAAGTACAACCTGCAGCTGAAGTACCCCCACTTGCCTTGTCTGCAGGTGGGCcaggaacagaaacacaccTACCTGCCCCTGGAG GTGTGCAACATTGTACCCGGACAGCGCTGCATTAAAAAACTCACAGATAACCAGACGTCGACCATGATCAAAGCAACAGCTCGCTCTGCACccgacagacaggaggagatcaGCAGGCTG GTGAGGAGTGCAAATTACGAGGCCGACCCGTTCGTCCAGGAGTTTCAGTTCCGCGTTCGAGACGAAATGGCTCAGGTGACGGGCCGCGTCCTGCCGGCCCCCATGCTGCAATATGGCGGCAGG AACCGCACGGTGGCCACTCCCAGCCACGGGGTGTGGGACATGAGGGGGAAGCAGTTTCACACCGGAGTGGAGATCAAGATGTGGGCCATTGCCTGCTTCGCCACCCAGAGGCAGTGCAGAGAAGAGATCCTGAA GAGCTTCACCGACCAGCTACGTAAAATCTCAAAGGATGCTGGGATGCCAATCCAAGGCCAACCATGCTTCTGTAAATATGCACAGGGAGCGGACAGCGTGGAGCCCATGTTCAGACACCTGAAGAACACCTACGGTGGGCTGCAGCTCATCATCGTGATCCTGCCTGGGAAAACACCCGTCTACG CTGAGGTGAAGCGGGTGGGTGACACCCTCCTCGGCATGGCCACtcagtgtgtgcaggtgaagaACGTAGTGAAGACGTCACCTCAGACCCTCTCAAACCTCTGCCTCAAGATCAACGTCAAACTGGGAGGAATCAACAACATCCTGGTTCCACACCAACG ACCCTCTGTGTTTCAGCAGCCTGTCATCTTCCTCGGGGCTGATGTCACTCATCCTCCAGCAGGAGATGGGAAGAAGCCATCTATTGCAGCG GTGGTCGGCAGCATGGACGCCCACCCCAGCAGGTACTGTGCAACAGTTCGGGTCCAGAGGCCCAGACAGGAGGTCATCCAGGACTTGGCCTCCATGGTGCGAGAGCTCTTGATCCAGTTCTACAAATCGACCCGCTACAAGCCAACCAGGATCATCTTCTACAGGGATGGAGTGTCAGAGGGACAGTTCAGACAG GTGCTGTACTACGAGCTGCTGGCTATCAGGGAGGCATGTATCAGTCTAGAGAAGGATTACCAGCCGGGGATTACTTACATTGTTGTACAGAAACGCCATCACACACGTCTCTTCTGTGCGGATCGCAACGAGCGG GTTGGACGAAGTGGAAACATTCCTGCCGGCACCACAGTGGACACAGACATCACCCACCCCTACGAGTTCGACTTTTACCTCTGCAGCCACGCTGGAATCCAG GGTACGAGCCGGCCTTCCCACTACCACGTTCTGTGGGACGACAACTGTTTCACTGGCGACGAGTTCCAGCTCCTCACCTACCAGCTGTGCCACACCTACGTCCGCTGCACGCGCTCCGTCTCCATCCCAGCGCCGGCTTACTACGCCCACCTGGTGGCCTTCCGAGCCCGTTACCACCTGGTCGACAAAGAGCACGACAG TGCGGAGGGCAGCCACGTCTCAGGGCAGAGTAACGGCAGGGACCCCCAGGCGCTGGCCAAGGCTGTTCAGATCCACCACGACACACTGAGGACCATGTACTTCGCCTGA